One stretch of Aerosakkonema funiforme FACHB-1375 DNA includes these proteins:
- a CDS encoding cytochrome P450: MQTINTLPPEPQIPEILRILKLIFQPVQYVEDLFKTYGDRFTITTRDGTKYVYFGHPEALQQIFTADPGQFKTGGGSEYLRFLLGDNSLTMLDGDRHQRERQLLTPPFHGERMRVYGETICEISQQVSNNWKMGKPFTIRASILEITLRVMLRVVFGLEEGPEFQKLRLTLISLLDAINSPLMSSAIFLPFIQKDLGAWSPWGRIVRLRKQVDDLIHALIQERRAKLKKDRQDILSLLMCATDQNGQGMSDREINDELMTLLVAGHETTASALTWAFYWVAYTPQVGNKLHRELETVGDHPDPNVISKLPYLTAVCQETLRIYPIGIDGSFRAVEYPIEIMGYKLPKGTIVMPSIYIAHHREETYPQPNQFKPERFLERQFSPYEFLPFGGGNRRCIGFAFAQYEMKLILGTILSRFQVSLVNKRPVTPVRHGFTVTAPLGMQMIANPLK, translated from the coding sequence ATGCAAACAATTAACACCCTTCCTCCAGAACCTCAAATACCAGAAATTCTGCGGATTCTGAAATTGATTTTTCAACCAGTGCAATATGTGGAAGATTTGTTTAAAACCTATGGCGATCGCTTTACTATAACGACTCGTGATGGGACAAAATATGTTTATTTCGGTCATCCTGAAGCACTACAACAAATTTTTACTGCCGATCCCGGGCAATTTAAGACTGGAGGAGGATCGGAATATTTACGATTTTTGCTCGGTGATAACTCCCTGACTATGCTGGATGGCGATCGTCACCAGCGTGAACGCCAATTGTTAACCCCTCCGTTTCATGGAGAAAGAATGCGAGTCTATGGTGAGACTATCTGTGAAATTAGTCAGCAAGTCAGTAACAACTGGAAGATGGGAAAACCTTTCACTATTCGTGCGTCAATCCTAGAAATCACTCTACGTGTTATGTTGCGAGTGGTGTTCGGGTTGGAAGAAGGACCGGAGTTTCAAAAACTCAGACTGACGCTGATTTCTCTATTGGATGCAATCAATTCTCCCTTAATGTCCAGCGCCATATTTCTTCCTTTTATACAAAAAGATTTGGGTGCGTGGAGTCCTTGGGGTAGGATAGTCCGCTTACGAAAACAAGTTGACGATCTCATTCATGCTTTAATTCAAGAACGTCGTGCAAAATTGAAGAAAGATCGTCAAGATATTCTTAGTTTATTGATGTGTGCTACTGACCAGAACGGTCAGGGAATGTCAGATCGGGAAATCAATGATGAGTTAATGACGCTACTGGTTGCGGGACACGAAACCACAGCCTCAGCTTTAACTTGGGCGTTTTATTGGGTTGCTTACACACCACAGGTGGGTAACAAACTGCACAGAGAACTTGAAACTGTTGGCGATCATCCAGACCCAAATGTCATTTCCAAATTGCCTTATCTTACAGCCGTTTGCCAAGAAACCCTGCGAATATACCCTATTGGAATTGACGGGAGTTTTCGAGCGGTAGAATATCCGATAGAGATTATGGGCTACAAACTGCCGAAGGGAACAATCGTCATGCCCAGTATTTATATAGCACACCATCGTGAAGAAACCTACCCACAACCAAACCAGTTCAAGCCAGAACGATTCTTAGAAAGACAATTTTCCCCTTACGAGTTCTTGCCATTTGGCGGTGGAAACCGTCGTTGTATAGGGTTTGCGTTTGCCCAGTATGAGATGAAATTAATTCTAGGTACAATCC